Proteins encoded within one genomic window of Empedobacter falsenii:
- a CDS encoding DUF3109 family protein, with protein sequence MFQIGKTLVSEELLNKDFVCNLNKCKGICCVEGDAGAPLNDDELTVLDDIYEDVKPYLRPEGIAVIEQEGKYTMDTDGDWVTPLVNNRECAYLVFEENGFSKCGIEKAYEDGKVDYKKPISCHLYPVRVKEYSNFTSVNYDVWDICSDACTLGKELKVNVATFAKDSLVRKFGQEWYDELMAIQQELNNQKK encoded by the coding sequence ATGTTCCAAATAGGAAAAACCCTTGTATCTGAAGAACTACTAAATAAAGATTTTGTTTGTAATCTGAACAAATGTAAAGGGATTTGTTGTGTAGAAGGTGACGCAGGAGCGCCTTTGAATGATGACGAACTAACTGTATTAGACGATATTTATGAAGATGTAAAACCTTATTTGCGTCCCGAAGGAATTGCGGTGATTGAGCAAGAAGGTAAGTACACAATGGATACTGATGGCGATTGGGTAACTCCATTAGTCAATAATCGCGAATGTGCTTATTTAGTTTTCGAAGAAAATGGTTTTTCAAAATGTGGAATTGAAAAAGCATACGAAGACGGAAAAGTCGATTACAAAAAACCGATTTCTTGTCATTTGTATCCAGTTCGTGTTAAGGAATATTCAAATTTCACTTCTGTTAACTATGATGTATGGGATATCTGCTCGGATGCTTGTACCTTAGGAAAAGAATTGAAAGTGAATGTTGCAACATTTGCAAAAGATTCGTTAGTCCGAAAATTTGGACAAGAATGGTACGATGAATTAATGGCCATTCAACAAGAATTAAACAACCAAAAAAAGTAA
- a CDS encoding efflux RND transporter periplasmic adaptor subunit has translation MKRVALFVALSTVLLTTSCSSKKQEKEEVKDYPITTPIKMDTIVDKDYVAQIQSVRNIEIRAQEKGYLQKVFVDEGQHVQAGQLLFRIMPSMYQAEYLKSKAEVKEAQIELQNSATLADNNVVSKNEKAIAQARLEKSKAEMQLAQLHLSFTDIRAPFSGVIDRIPMKLGSLIDEGMLLTNLSDNSSMFAYFNVSEPEYLDYQTNSQDRASKQVSLIMANNKPLPEKGLVETIEGEFNNETGNIAFRARFANPNHLLRNGETGKVKMTVPLHDALLIPQKATYEIQDKTYVFVVDKNGVVKSRNITIGLEMPDVYVVESGLSEKDNILLEGVQKVKDDDKIKTKFIAPRKVLSSLKLKSN, from the coding sequence ATGAAAAGAGTCGCATTATTTGTTGCTCTGAGTACTGTATTGTTGACAACAAGTTGTTCATCAAAAAAACAGGAAAAAGAAGAAGTGAAAGATTATCCAATCACAACGCCAATCAAAATGGATACGATTGTAGATAAGGATTATGTTGCCCAAATTCAGTCGGTACGAAACATCGAAATTCGTGCGCAAGAAAAAGGTTATTTACAAAAAGTTTTTGTGGATGAAGGTCAACATGTACAAGCTGGTCAATTGTTGTTTCGCATTATGCCTTCGATGTATCAAGCCGAATATTTGAAATCAAAAGCTGAGGTAAAAGAGGCGCAAATTGAGTTGCAAAATTCAGCAACTTTGGCTGATAACAATGTCGTTTCTAAGAACGAAAAAGCTATTGCGCAAGCACGATTAGAAAAATCGAAAGCAGAAATGCAATTGGCTCAATTACATTTATCATTTACAGATATTCGTGCGCCATTTTCTGGAGTTATTGATAGAATTCCTATGAAATTGGGAAGCTTGATTGATGAAGGAATGTTATTAACAAATTTGTCTGATAACTCATCAATGTTTGCTTATTTCAACGTTTCTGAGCCAGAATATTTAGATTATCAAACAAATAGTCAAGATAGAGCGAGTAAACAAGTTTCGTTGATTATGGCAAATAATAAACCTTTACCAGAAAAAGGTTTGGTAGAAACGATAGAAGGAGAGTTTAACAACGAAACAGGAAATATTGCGTTTCGTGCACGTTTTGCAAATCCAAATCATTTGTTGAGAAATGGTGAAACGGGGAAAGTAAAAATGACGGTTCCGTTACATGATGCTTTATTAATTCCACAAAAAGCAACTTACGAAATTCAAGATAAAACCTATGTTTTTGTAGTCGATAAAAATGGTGTTGTGAAATCAAGAAATATCACGATTGGTTTAGAAATGCCTGATGTTTATGTGGTAGAAAGCGGACTTTCGGAGAAAGATAATATTTTGTTAGAGGGTGTTCAGAAAGTGAAAGATGATGATAAAATCAAAACGAAATTTATTGCACCTAGAAAAGTTCTTTCATCGTTAAAATTAAAATCAAACTAA
- a CDS encoding DUF4252 domain-containing protein: MKKIIGLSFIAVLLTLQSCGTTKNMQEFYTKYHNQSTVIPLPSFALKLAGKAGGTDLFNYLKSAKVFVVSDAGQGKQKRIMNDLQSSMRGEKYENLVKFKAKDSRLNISLQEDGGRVKKMIFGINGLRNVLVIDSKLDIPRTDLDKILDKVSAEDIADLADILK; the protein is encoded by the coding sequence ATGAAAAAAATAATCGGTTTATCTTTTATAGCAGTATTGTTAACATTGCAATCTTGCGGTACAACAAAAAATATGCAAGAATTCTACACAAAATATCACAATCAATCTACTGTAATTCCTTTACCTTCTTTTGCGTTGAAATTAGCTGGAAAAGCTGGCGGAACAGATTTATTTAATTATTTAAAATCGGCTAAAGTTTTTGTTGTTTCAGATGCTGGACAAGGAAAACAAAAAAGAATCATGAACGATTTGCAATCGTCTATGCGTGGTGAAAAATACGAAAACTTAGTAAAATTCAAAGCGAAAGATAGCCGTTTGAACATTTCATTACAAGAAGATGGCGGACGAGTTAAGAAAATGATTTTTGGAATTAACGGTTTGCGAAATGTATTGGTTATCGATTCTAAATTAGATATTCCAAGAACAGATTTAGACAAAATTTTAGACAAAGTTTCGGCTGAAGATATTGCAGATTTAGCAGATATTTTGAAATAA
- the recJ gene encoding single-stranded-DNA-specific exonuclease RecJ, whose product MEKRWEIKEQPNTEVVKDLRESLNISEVLAILLAQRGITNFAQAKSYFNPSLDELHDPFLMKGMCDAVSRIKNAIDDEENILIFGDYDVDGTTAVTLFYEFLTSIYSKVFFYIPDRNNEGYGISQQSIEFAVQNNISLVIALDCGIKAHEEIKYAQSKGIDYIICDHHLPDRSVPKAYAVLDPKQKGCRYPYKDLSGCGVGFKLVQAYTEKFNLPKENLLPLLDLVAVSIAADIVPITGENRVLAYAGLKRLNSDPRLAFQQLIPTNIKNNVNISNVVFSIAPKINAAGRIKHGSEAVRFMLSTDEEDCRKYLNDINSLNNERKTLDLDMTHDALFQLDQINTKEKYSTIVYDASWNKGVIGIVASRLVDLYYKPTIVCTKNNEGEIVGSARSIQEFDIHSAIEKNKDLLTQFGGHMAAAGLAMKEENFEEFKIRFDQTVKEMSNGKHFTPSILIDKEISFNDMTRSFLESVMRMAPFGPDNMNPVFISKDLLATDFRLVGKEHARLYVHQRDTRITFPAIGFKLGKFGPKLEKGQSFDMVYTIGMNYWQGKGTWQLNIKDIRFND is encoded by the coding sequence ATGGAAAAAAGATGGGAAATAAAAGAACAGCCCAATACTGAAGTTGTTAAGGATTTAAGAGAATCGCTTAACATTTCTGAGGTGCTTGCTATTTTATTAGCCCAACGTGGAATTACGAATTTTGCGCAAGCCAAATCGTATTTTAATCCATCCTTAGACGAATTGCATGATCCTTTTTTGATGAAAGGAATGTGTGATGCGGTTTCACGTATCAAAAATGCAATTGATGACGAAGAAAATATCTTAATATTTGGAGACTACGATGTAGATGGAACAACAGCCGTAACTTTGTTTTACGAATTTCTGACTTCTATCTACTCGAAAGTCTTTTTTTATATTCCTGACCGAAATAACGAAGGTTATGGAATTTCTCAACAAAGTATAGAATTCGCTGTACAAAATAATATTTCACTTGTAATTGCTTTAGATTGTGGAATTAAAGCGCACGAAGAAATAAAATATGCCCAATCAAAAGGCATCGATTATATTATTTGTGATCACCATTTACCAGATCGTTCTGTGCCTAAAGCGTACGCTGTTTTAGATCCAAAACAAAAAGGTTGTCGTTATCCTTACAAAGATTTGAGCGGTTGTGGCGTTGGGTTTAAATTGGTGCAAGCTTATACAGAGAAATTCAATCTTCCAAAAGAAAATCTTTTACCACTTTTAGATTTAGTTGCAGTAAGTATTGCGGCTGATATTGTTCCGATTACAGGAGAAAATCGTGTGCTGGCTTATGCTGGCTTGAAACGATTAAATTCAGATCCTCGTTTGGCTTTTCAGCAATTAATTCCGACTAATATTAAAAATAATGTCAATATTTCGAATGTTGTTTTTTCTATTGCACCAAAAATTAATGCTGCAGGTCGTATAAAACATGGTTCGGAAGCGGTTCGTTTTATGTTGAGTACTGATGAAGAGGATTGTCGTAAATATTTGAATGATATTAATTCATTAAATAACGAGCGCAAAACCTTGGATCTTGATATGACGCATGATGCACTTTTTCAATTGGATCAAATCAATACCAAAGAAAAATATTCGACCATTGTTTACGATGCGTCTTGGAATAAAGGTGTAATCGGAATTGTAGCTTCTCGTTTGGTCGATTTGTATTATAAACCAACTATTGTTTGTACGAAGAATAATGAAGGTGAAATTGTAGGTTCGGCTCGCTCTATTCAAGAGTTCGATATACATTCGGCAATCGAAAAAAACAAAGATTTGTTAACACAGTTTGGTGGACATATGGCTGCTGCTGGTTTAGCAATGAAAGAAGAAAATTTTGAAGAATTCAAGATTAGATTCGATCAAACAGTGAAAGAAATGTCGAATGGAAAACATTTTACGCCATCAATTTTGATCGATAAAGAAATTTCTTTTAATGATATGACGCGTTCTTTCTTGGAATCGGTGATGCGAATGGCGCCTTTTGGACCAGATAATATGAATCCTGTTTTTATTTCGAAGGATTTATTAGCAACAGATTTCCGATTAGTTGGTAAAGAACATGCGCGTTTATACGTACATCAGCGCGATACACGTATTACGTTTCCTGCAATTGGCTTCAAATTAGGAAAATTTGGACCAAAATTAGAGAAAGGACAATCATTTGATATGGTGTACACAATCGGAATGAATTATTGGCAAGGAAAAGGAACTTGGCAATTGAATATAAAAGATATTCGTTTCAACGATTAA
- a CDS encoding acyl-CoA thioesterase produces MAKAKTAKESLAVMTNLVLPNETNNLGNMFGGELLASMDRISSISAKMHGGSFLVVTASVNHVAFNIPIPMGSTVKLESKVTRAFNSSMEVYVDVYVYDYENCVYNQTNSGIYTFVAVDNDNKPVQVPELIPESEQEIERYEAALRRKQLSLILAGRMNPADAHELKSLFIAE; encoded by the coding sequence ATGGCGAAAGCAAAAACAGCAAAAGAGTCGTTAGCAGTAATGACAAACTTGGTTTTACCGAATGAAACCAACAATTTAGGAAACATGTTCGGAGGCGAATTATTGGCTTCTATGGACAGAATTTCTTCTATTTCTGCGAAAATGCATGGTGGAAGTTTTTTGGTTGTAACAGCAAGTGTCAATCACGTTGCGTTTAACATTCCGATTCCGATGGGAAGTACGGTGAAGTTAGAATCTAAGGTAACTCGCGCATTTAATTCTTCGATGGAAGTTTATGTTGATGTTTACGTTTACGATTATGAAAATTGTGTTTATAACCAAACAAATAGCGGTATTTACACATTTGTAGCCGTTGATAATGACAATAAACCTGTTCAAGTTCCTGAATTAATTCCAGAATCTGAACAAGAAATCGAACGTTATGAAGCTGCTTTGCGTCGTAAACAATTAAGTTTGATTTTGGCGGGAAGAATGAATCCTGCTGACGCACACGAATTGAAATCGTTATTTATAGCAGAATAA
- a CDS encoding 1-deoxy-D-xylulose-5-phosphate synthase, with protein MDNLLSKINHPKELRTFEASQLTALAHEMREFILDTLSVKPGHLGASLGVIELTIALHYHYNTPKDLLIWDVGHQCYPHKILTGRQKIFDSLRQKDGISGFPTRIESEFDTFGTGHSSTSISAIVGMATADKINQINRKHIAIIGDASITSGMSLEALNHLGSTDLDVLVILNDNDIGIDPSVGGLKKHFKSLENQSENIFTNFGLNFIGTIDGHNFDELLNAFNKTDSIKGPKVLHIKTIKGKGYEQAEIDQVKWHAPGLFDKETGEIKSKKKEKSYQDVFGETMHQLLEENSQIVAITPAMLTGSNLVKCHQDFPERVFDVGIAEQHAVTFAAGLATQNTIPYCVIYSTFLQRAYDQVIHDVALQNLPVVFCIDRAGFVGTDGATHHGYFDIAYLREIPNMIVSSPRNEKDFKNLLYTAQFTTQPFAIRYPKNNIQISDSKVEKIEIGQSEIIFEGNKLAILSTGLISSRIEEIIIQNNLQEKVALIDFPFIKPLDESRLKAISLKYSTILTFEDGIKKGGFGSGILEFLNSIHYKGNITINGYPDEFIEHASISELEQMIGLDDSSILEIIFSYLKIQQS; from the coding sequence ATGGATAATCTACTTTCAAAAATCAATCATCCTAAGGAACTTAGGACTTTTGAAGCGTCTCAATTAACTGCTTTAGCTCACGAGATGCGCGAGTTTATTTTGGATACTTTGAGTGTAAAACCAGGACATTTAGGTGCTAGTTTGGGTGTGATTGAATTAACGATTGCATTACATTATCACTACAATACACCTAAGGATTTGTTAATTTGGGATGTAGGTCATCAATGTTATCCACATAAAATTTTGACAGGTCGTCAAAAAATTTTCGATTCACTTCGTCAAAAAGATGGTATTTCCGGTTTTCCTACACGTATAGAAAGTGAGTTTGATACATTTGGAACGGGACATTCTTCTACCTCTATTTCAGCAATTGTTGGGATGGCAACTGCGGATAAAATTAATCAAATCAATAGAAAACACATTGCAATTATTGGTGATGCATCGATTACTTCTGGAATGAGTTTAGAAGCATTAAATCATCTTGGATCGACAGATTTGGATGTTTTAGTGATTTTGAATGATAATGATATCGGAATTGATCCTTCGGTTGGTGGTTTGAAAAAACATTTTAAATCATTAGAAAATCAATCCGAAAATATCTTTACCAATTTCGGTTTAAATTTTATTGGAACAATTGATGGACACAATTTTGATGAATTATTGAATGCTTTCAATAAAACTGATTCAATCAAAGGTCCGAAAGTTTTACACATCAAAACAATAAAAGGAAAAGGTTACGAACAAGCCGAAATCGATCAAGTAAAATGGCATGCTCCAGGTTTGTTTGATAAAGAAACGGGCGAAATAAAATCGAAGAAAAAAGAAAAATCGTATCAAGATGTTTTTGGTGAAACCATGCATCAATTACTTGAAGAAAATTCACAAATCGTTGCAATAACACCTGCGATGTTAACAGGAAGTAATTTGGTAAAATGTCATCAAGATTTTCCTGAACGTGTTTTTGATGTCGGAATTGCTGAGCAACATGCGGTGACGTTTGCAGCTGGTTTGGCGACGCAAAATACCATTCCGTATTGTGTGATTTATTCGACATTTTTACAACGTGCGTACGACCAAGTCATTCACGATGTAGCGTTACAGAATCTGCCTGTTGTATTTTGTATTGATCGTGCAGGATTCGTTGGTACAGATGGCGCAACGCATCATGGTTATTTTGATATTGCGTATTTGCGCGAAATTCCGAATATGATTGTGTCTTCGCCTCGAAACGAAAAAGATTTCAAAAATTTATTGTACACAGCGCAGTTTACAACTCAACCTTTTGCGATTCGTTATCCAAAAAATAATATCCAAATAAGTGATTCTAAAGTCGAAAAAATAGAAATCGGTCAATCTGAAATTATTTTTGAAGGAAATAAATTAGCGATTCTTTCAACTGGATTAATTAGTTCTCGAATTGAGGAAATTATCATCCAAAATAATCTTCAAGAAAAAGTTGCTTTGATTGATTTTCCATTCATCAAACCTTTGGATGAATCTCGCTTAAAAGCTATTTCACTAAAATATTCTACCATTCTAACTTTTGAAGATGGAATAAAAAAAGGAGGTTTTGGAAGTGGAATTTTAGAATTTTTAAATTCTATTCATTACAAAGGGAATATCACAATTAATGGATATCCAGACGAATTTATCGAACATGCTTCGATTTCTGAATTAGAACAAATGATTGGTTTAGATGATTCTTCAATATTGGAAATAATTTTTTCTTACCTAAAAATTCAACAATCCTAA
- a CDS encoding DUF6909 family protein yields the protein MSITRARRSTDAIERLYISMRHLFHRGVYRPSGAPGKILRNLLFEINPEIYGSMTDPNKVELSGLMYVLDRLPEGIVETPYVSFTSDEGYDRSIFTPIIPAKRRRFCYRIDDDQMNIEISRGRSDIYDVLTHLTFLYNEADKIRNRAFSNETLSKSRAWEFIENVVFNEVEISRKEREVALMHLSTILGRTFEETQEIHHYFSKADDKDYFFRVVYWMGYTSQQDRIGTKKREITFTSTLRESIGHHMIGEKWANEIKRVLFENNLQDKNIHIISANMHSVSNMLYAYDGLKRKYKNDGVEIYEDLSAANNKMLRDSLNEYTQQNGLVYIKDQSGTNIDVQIIDLSKVNIANSAFSYAKDKNNEVIIVMDYAFGEQAFEAMDELLKPYKVGDVKFKMNVKSVAIMGKAGILEGNKGDIMIATAHVFEGTTDNYVFDNELTAADFEGQGLGVYEGPMISVLGTSLQNKDVLEYFKNSSFQAIGLEMEGAHYQKAIQVASKIRHHIDRDVKVMYAYYASDNPLETGSTLASGGLGLTGVKPTYLITQKILEKIIK from the coding sequence ATGTCAATAACAAGAGCAAGAAGATCTACTGACGCTATTGAAAGATTATATATCTCTATGCGTCATTTATTTCATAGAGGAGTGTACCGTCCATCTGGTGCACCTGGAAAAATATTAAGAAATTTATTATTCGAAATTAATCCAGAAATCTACGGATCAATGACAGATCCAAACAAAGTAGAATTAAGTGGATTAATGTATGTTTTAGATCGTTTACCAGAAGGAATCGTAGAAACGCCTTATGTGTCTTTTACATCTGACGAAGGCTATGATCGTTCTATTTTCACGCCAATTATTCCTGCAAAACGTCGTCGTTTTTGTTATAGAATTGATGATGATCAAATGAATATCGAAATTTCTCGCGGTCGTTCTGATATTTATGATGTGTTGACGCACTTAACGTTTTTATACAATGAGGCGGATAAAATCAGAAATAGAGCATTCAGTAACGAAACACTTTCTAAAAGTAGAGCGTGGGAATTTATTGAAAATGTTGTATTCAATGAAGTTGAAATTTCTCGAAAAGAACGTGAAGTTGCTTTGATGCATTTATCAACTATTTTAGGAAGAACGTTTGAAGAAACACAAGAAATTCATCATTATTTCAGTAAAGCAGACGATAAAGATTATTTTTTCCGTGTAGTTTATTGGATGGGTTACACAAGTCAACAAGATCGTATCGGAACTAAGAAACGTGAAATTACATTTACATCAACTTTACGTGAATCGATAGGTCACCATATGATTGGAGAAAAATGGGCGAATGAAATCAAACGTGTATTATTCGAAAATAATCTTCAAGATAAAAACATTCATATCATTTCTGCTAATATGCACAGTGTTTCGAACATGTTGTATGCATATGATGGATTGAAAAGAAAATACAAAAATGATGGAGTAGAAATTTACGAAGATTTGAGTGCGGCAAACAACAAAATGTTGCGCGATTCGTTAAATGAATACACTCAACAAAATGGTTTAGTTTATATCAAAGATCAATCAGGAACAAATATCGATGTTCAAATTATTGATTTATCGAAAGTAAACATTGCCAATTCTGCGTTTTCTTATGCAAAAGATAAGAACAATGAGGTGATTATTGTGATGGATTATGCTTTTGGTGAGCAAGCATTTGAAGCGATGGATGAGTTGTTGAAACCATACAAAGTTGGAGATGTAAAATTCAAAATGAATGTAAAATCTGTTGCGATTATGGGTAAAGCCGGAATTTTAGAAGGAAATAAAGGTGATATTATGATTGCTACAGCGCATGTTTTCGAAGGAACTACAGATAATTATGTTTTTGATAACGAATTAACTGCTGCAGATTTCGAAGGTCAAGGTTTAGGTGTTTACGAAGGACCAATGATTTCGGTTTTAGGAACATCGTTGCAAAATAAAGACGTTTTAGAATATTTCAAAAATTCGTCTTTCCAAGCGATTGGATTAGAAATGGAAGGTGCGCATTACCAAAAAGCAATTCAGGTTGCATCAAAAATTAGACATCATATTGATAGAGATGTCAAAGTAATGTATGCATATTACGCTTCAGATAATCCGTTAGAAACAGGAAGTACATTGGCTTCTGGTGGTTTAGGATTAACAGGTGTAAAACCAACATATCTAATCACACAAAAGATATTAGAAAAAATTATTAAATAA
- the rsmI gene encoding 16S rRNA (cytidine(1402)-2'-O)-methyltransferase, with the protein MSGKLYLVPTPIGNLGDMTFRAVDVLKESDVILAEDTRNSGILLKHFEISTPMRSYHMHNEHQATEDIIRQLKDGQIISIITDAGTPGISDPGYLLAKECVANNIVIECLPGATAFVPALVVSGLPNNEFTFVGFLPVKKGRKSKLDSLLEEKKTMIFYESPHKIGRTLKDLAEAFGTERKASLSREISKKFEETLRGTLTELAEIAEKRNLKGEMVLIVEGNH; encoded by the coding sequence ATGAGTGGAAAATTATATTTGGTTCCGACGCCAATCGGAAATTTGGGAGATATGACATTTAGAGCGGTTGATGTGCTAAAAGAATCAGATGTTATTTTGGCAGAAGACACGCGAAATAGTGGTATTTTACTGAAACATTTCGAAATTTCTACTCCAATGCGTAGCTATCATATGCACAATGAGCATCAAGCAACTGAGGATATTATTCGTCAGTTAAAAGATGGACAAATCATTTCAATTATTACAGATGCCGGAACTCCAGGTATTTCTGACCCAGGTTATTTGTTAGCCAAAGAATGTGTGGCAAATAATATTGTAATCGAATGTTTACCAGGCGCAACCGCTTTTGTTCCTGCATTAGTTGTTTCTGGATTACCAAATAACGAATTCACTTTTGTTGGATTTTTACCTGTAAAAAAAGGAAGAAAATCTAAATTAGATTCATTGTTAGAAGAAAAGAAAACGATGATTTTCTACGAATCTCCACATAAAATTGGACGTACTTTAAAAGATTTAGCCGAAGCTTTTGGAACTGAACGCAAAGCAAGTTTATCACGTGAAATCTCGAAAAAATTCGAAGAAACTTTACGCGGAACATTAACTGAATTAGCCGAAATAGCCGAAAAAAGAAATTTGAAAGGTGAAATGGTTTTGATTGTAGAAGGAAATCATTAA
- a CDS encoding Gfo/Idh/MocA family protein produces the protein MKNFSILGYGHIGRVHQQAIEETENAQLISVIDFNLPEDLPFKGYSTLESFLNEDQETDVVVIATPNGLHREHAIRCLKAGKNVLIEKPIALTVEDAKEILKVAEEKNLRVFTSMQLRFSPVVQYVKNLIDNNSLGKVFMVNINCYWNRNKNYYKLREWHGNQEMDGGVLFTQFSHFVDIMNFWFDEVICTNSKSFNFTHQEVTEFDDSGCVDFTADGAIGHMIYTTSVFNKNFESNITLIAEKGTIKIGDQYLNQMIYSDLKNVCCSNKISTEQKNFHPNAIAEISDALIRHNESLLDGKYAVNLVKFISDANHLATENKQELKTENYEISHS, from the coding sequence ATGAAGAATTTTTCCATTTTAGGCTACGGTCATATTGGACGTGTACATCAACAAGCGATAGAGGAAACGGAAAACGCGCAATTAATTTCGGTGATTGATTTCAATTTACCAGAAGATTTGCCTTTCAAAGGTTATTCAACACTTGAAAGTTTTCTGAATGAAGATCAAGAAACGGATGTTGTTGTGATTGCTACGCCAAATGGTTTACACCGCGAACATGCGATTCGTTGTTTAAAAGCTGGGAAAAATGTTTTGATTGAAAAACCAATTGCATTAACAGTAGAAGATGCAAAAGAAATATTGAAAGTTGCGGAAGAGAAAAATCTTAGAGTTTTTACGTCGATGCAACTTCGTTTTTCTCCAGTTGTGCAATATGTAAAGAATTTGATTGACAATAATTCGTTAGGAAAAGTTTTCATGGTGAATATTAATTGCTATTGGAATCGTAATAAGAATTATTATAAGTTGCGTGAATGGCACGGAAACCAAGAAATGGACGGAGGTGTTTTATTTACTCAATTTTCACATTTTGTTGATATCATGAATTTTTGGTTTGATGAGGTAATTTGTACAAATTCAAAAAGTTTCAATTTTACGCATCAAGAAGTGACAGAATTTGATGATTCGGGTTGTGTTGATTTTACTGCTGATGGAGCAATCGGACATATGATTTATACAACATCAGTTTTCAATAAAAATTTCGAAAGTAATATCACGCTTATTGCTGAAAAAGGAACAATTAAGATTGGAGATCAATATCTTAATCAAATGATTTATTCTGATTTAAAAAATGTGTGTTGTTCAAACAAAATTTCTACTGAACAAAAGAATTTTCATCCCAACGCCATTGCTGAAATTTCTGATGCGTTAATCCGTCATAATGAATCTTTGTTAGATGGAAAATATGCTGTAAATTTAGTCAAGTTTATTTCGGATGCGAATCATTTGGCAACAGAAAATAAACAAGAACTTAAAACAGAGAACTATGAAATTTCACACTCGTAA
- a CDS encoding acyl-CoA thioesterase, whose amino-acid sequence MKFHTRKWVKPEDLNPNKTLFGGKLLAWIDEEAALYSIVQLENSHVVTKYMSEINFMASAREGDIVEIGIEVVKFGTTSLVLQCEVRNKMTHETIITVDRITMVNLDAEGKPKPHGKTQIEYVVDRLAGKG is encoded by the coding sequence ATGAAATTTCACACTCGTAAATGGGTAAAACCGGAAGATCTTAATCCAAATAAAACACTTTTTGGAGGAAAGCTTTTGGCTTGGATTGATGAAGAAGCGGCGTTATATAGCATTGTGCAATTAGAAAATTCGCATGTTGTAACCAAATATATGTCTGAAATCAACTTTATGGCTTCGGCTCGTGAAGGTGATATTGTGGAAATAGGAATTGAGGTGGTGAAATTTGGAACAACTTCATTGGTTTTACAATGTGAAGTACGTAACAAAATGACGCATGAAACCATTATTACTGTCGATCGAATTACGATGGTTAATTTAGACGCAGAAGGAAAACCTAAACCGCACGGGAAGACACAAATAGAATATGTGGTGGATCGTTTAGCTGGGAAAGGTTAA